The genome window GTGCCGTCCGGGTCCTCGACGATTGCATATCGAGCGCCCCAGAAGGCATCGAACGGCGGCTGTGAGCTCCGGTGACCGAGGCCCGTGAGCTTTCCGTGGATCCGGTCGACGTCCTCGCGCGCGGGCACATGGAACGTGAGCACGATCCGTGTGCCCGTGCCCGTGGGCTTCTTCCAGCCGCGGTAGTAGACCCCCGCCAGCTTGACGCTGTCGAAGTGGATCTGCAGCCCGCCCGGCAGCTTGAAGTCCACGTGGTGTACACCGGTCGGTGTACGCCAGAGGGCGGACTCGGGAATGTCGACGCCCAGCGCGCGGTAGAACGCGACCGTGGCCTCCATGTCGCTCACCACCAGGTCGATCTGATCGAGGTCGAGCTTCATGGGCGCGATCGTAACCGCAGGGCCCACCCGCGGTCTTGAAGATTCGGGAGCTCAGGCGCGCTCGATTTCCTTGAGATAGCGCGCCACGCCGGCCTCGACCGGCAGGAAGGGCAGGTCGCAGCCCGCGTCGCGCAGGTTGCCGAGGTTCGCCTCGGTGAAGCTCTGGTAGCTACCGCGCAGCTTCTCGGGGAAGGGCACGTACTCGATCTTGCCGCGACCGTGGTGCGCGATCACGGAGCGCGCCACGTCGTTGAAGGTCTGCGCGCGGCCCGTGCCGACGTTGTAGATGCCCGACACGTCACGGTGCTCGAGGAACCACAGGTTCACCGCCACCACGTCGCCCACGTACACGAAGTCGCGCCGCTGCTCGCCGTGCGAGAAGCCGTCACTGCCCTCGAACAGCCGGACCACGTCGCCGTCCTTTAGCTGCAGGTGGTGCTTCCAGGCGACGCTCGCCATGTCGCCCTTGTGTGACTCGCGCGGACCGTACACGTTGAAGTAGCGCAAGCCGACGACCTGGCTCTTGAGCTCACGCGCGCGGTGTCTCACCCAGCGGTCGAACAAGAGCTTCGACCAGCCGTACAGGTTGAGCGGGCGCTCGCAGGCCGGGTCCTCGCGGAACACCGGGCCCATGCCGTAGACCGCGGCCGACGAGGCGTAGATCAGGGGGATGCGCTGGCTGGTCGTGAAGCGCAGCAGCGTCTTCGAGGCCTCGTAGTTGTCGCCCAGCATCACGCGGCCGTTCCACTCCGTGGTGTCGGAGCACGCGCCCTGGTGCAGGACGGCCTCGACCCGGCCGTCGAGCGAGCCGGCAGTCAGCTTGCCGAGGAAGACCTCCTTGTCGACGTAGTCTTCGAAGTCACAGTCGACCAGGTTCGCGAACTTGCGCCCGTTGGTGAGGTCGTCGACCAGGAGCAGGTCGGCGCGGCCGCGCGCGTTCAGCGCACGCACGAGATTCGAGCCGATGAAGCCCGCGGCCCCG of Myxococcota bacterium contains these proteins:
- a CDS encoding VOC family protein yields the protein MKLDLDQIDLVVSDMEATVAFYRALGVDIPESALWRTPTGVHHVDFKLPGGLQIHFDSVKLAGVYYRGWKKPTGTGTRIVLTFHVPAREDVDRIHGKLTGLGHRSSQPPFDAFWGARYAIVEDPDGT
- the rfaD gene encoding ADP-glyceromanno-heptose 6-epimerase, with the translated sequence MIVVTGAAGFIGSNLVRALNARGRADLLLVDDLTNGRKFANLVDCDFEDYVDKEVFLGKLTAGSLDGRVEAVLHQGACSDTTEWNGRVMLGDNYEASKTLLRFTTSQRIPLIYASSAAVYGMGPVFREDPACERPLNLYGWSKLLFDRWVRHRARELKSQVVGLRYFNVYGPRESHKGDMASVAWKHHLQLKDGDVVRLFEGSDGFSHGEQRRDFVYVGDVVAVNLWFLEHRDVSGIYNVGTGRAQTFNDVARSVIAHHGRGKIEYVPFPEKLRGSYQSFTEANLGNLRDAGCDLPFLPVEAGVARYLKEIERA